The following are encoded together in the Methanosarcina flavescens genome:
- a CDS encoding HEAT repeat domain-containing protein — translation MSISVTESGLNGDLEKYLKNIILEDRDKICNYVELSAREILPITRRLFEEKVSLAYDFEISQIVEKERHLIIYGDAGSGKTITLKWLSNVYARQYLLKKEGFIPIYVALDSYVKGSFYNYLKTKVKEKGISEADFKKLLEGKALLLLDGLDLLTPSDEFSPFDEVSDFISEYEDCRYVVASRPEPFDSLKSTFALSELEKLTDEKIRLFIAKNVPNKRQAKLLTARSLSEIHSKPVLRNPLLLYIWIKLSTVHMETREKAGGIQCLPLEGSVPSSHTEIYQAFVSELFENRRLREEFFKSRNLPHLKISPDRTNHKRIPRGRIDSQELSTGKTDIENILMNLSFELQCRNRISCKYNYALEMAEGIECGRSGRARARKFLQSCLRIGLLIRKRSEIRFGINRSFQEYFAALKLKACLESGMDISKTFRNPKWENVIVLTSELVESGEELVNSIISSGNLDLASKCALRANAKTKGKLCELLSRKFDSKYTVEKVRAVQSLGRLGTCGIIANLGALEDKDIGVKRETAKVLGETRSEIALAPLEAAIRDKDYSVRIEAVKSLGIIGSERAIELLRSTFEDKNRAVRLQAVEALMQIGSEKALEILVSALGANDDFVRIGAIGALGRTNSREAAEALIKAFKEEDRLVRMGAAEALGQMKSEKAVELFINALEDDDEFVRWIATKALGEIRSDKISGTFVNMLGDKSRFVRREAAKGLGMVGSERALDPLVSALWDEDEFVRKTAAESLGEIGSEMAAKTLINKLHDESHLVRLEAARALGAMKVRKAIVPLLFALGDENRFVRKEAANALGQFESQEVFEPLIRIFKSGNNLTRQGAVRALGKINPDGIPDWISDRIFDFIDYAIKDEDKLVRREAAKALRNLSESRLKRAFESLIRALDSEDDEVRRLAAESLPFFDCEMAVSPLINALKSRDATVRRFAAVTLGRIRSKEALQPLIEVLVFDDNGSVKEEAAKSLGKIKSRKAVEPLIDALMDRNNEGRSGAAEALGRIKASNSVDQLISALADPDDFTRLAAAKALGRIKPKRAIEPLINTLYDWNRFVKAEAAGALRRICTKEDKVHLQALLDLENEFIANLAFEILEGIEMNEILKTHLWECPQDNFFRQELTVKAGKYNRKCSRKYSRKCSRKPNKKVIEFER, via the coding sequence ATGTCTATATCTGTAACTGAAAGCGGCTTAAACGGGGACCTGGAAAAATACCTGAAAAACATAATACTGGAAGATAGGGATAAAATCTGCAATTATGTAGAATTATCTGCCAGAGAGATATTGCCAATAACCCGCAGGCTTTTTGAAGAAAAGGTTTCTCTTGCCTACGACTTTGAAATCTCACAAATTGTAGAAAAAGAGAGGCACCTGATAATTTATGGAGATGCAGGCTCGGGAAAGACGATAACCCTCAAATGGCTGAGTAATGTCTATGCCAGGCAGTACCTCCTGAAAAAGGAAGGATTTATCCCAATCTATGTCGCACTTGATTCCTACGTTAAAGGTTCTTTCTACAACTACTTAAAGACGAAAGTAAAGGAAAAAGGCATTTCTGAGGCAGATTTTAAGAAATTGCTCGAAGGAAAAGCCCTGCTGCTCTTGGATGGGCTTGACCTGCTCACACCTTCGGATGAGTTTTCCCCTTTTGATGAGGTTTCTGATTTTATTTCCGAATATGAAGACTGCAGATACGTTGTTGCCTCGAGACCCGAGCCTTTTGACAGTTTGAAAAGTACATTTGCACTGTCGGAACTCGAAAAATTAACCGATGAGAAAATCAGGTTGTTTATAGCAAAGAATGTTCCCAATAAAAGACAGGCAAAGCTTTTGACAGCCAGGAGTTTGAGTGAGATCCATTCGAAACCAGTCCTTAGAAACCCTCTGCTGCTTTATATCTGGATCAAGCTCTCAACAGTACATATGGAAACGAGGGAAAAGGCTGGAGGCATTCAATGCCTTCCCCTTGAAGGTTCTGTTCCCTCGAGCCATACGGAAATCTATCAGGCCTTCGTTTCTGAGCTTTTTGAAAATAGAAGGTTAAGAGAGGAGTTTTTCAAATCTCGAAACCTACCTCATTTAAAGATAAGTCCTGATAGAACGAATCATAAAAGAATTCCTCGTGGAAGAATAGATTCTCAGGAATTGAGTACTGGAAAAACGGACATCGAAAATATCCTGATGAATCTGTCGTTTGAACTCCAGTGCAGGAACAGGATTTCATGTAAGTATAACTACGCCCTTGAAATGGCAGAAGGGATTGAGTGCGGCAGATCTGGAAGAGCAAGAGCCAGAAAGTTCCTTCAATCCTGCCTGAGGATCGGGCTCCTTATAAGAAAGAGATCCGAAATAAGGTTCGGAATAAATCGGTCTTTTCAAGAATATTTTGCGGCGTTAAAGCTGAAAGCGTGCCTTGAAAGCGGAATGGACATCTCAAAGACATTCAGGAACCCGAAATGGGAAAACGTGATAGTGCTTACCTCGGAGTTAGTCGAGTCAGGAGAAGAACTTGTAAACTCAATAATCTCAAGCGGAAACTTAGATTTAGCCTCAAAATGTGCTTTGAGAGCCAATGCTAAGACAAAAGGGAAACTGTGCGAGTTGCTTTCCAGGAAATTTGACAGTAAATACACCGTAGAGAAAGTAAGGGCAGTTCAAAGCCTGGGGAGGCTGGGTACCTGTGGAATCATAGCCAATTTAGGAGCTCTTGAAGATAAGGACATCGGGGTAAAAAGAGAAACTGCAAAGGTGCTTGGGGAAACAAGGTCCGAAATAGCGCTCGCTCCGCTTGAGGCTGCAATAAGAGATAAGGATTACTCTGTGCGTATAGAGGCTGTAAAGTCTCTTGGGATAATAGGGTCCGAGAGAGCTATCGAACTGCTCAGGAGTACGTTTGAAGATAAGAACCGGGCTGTCCGTCTGCAGGCTGTGGAAGCTTTGATGCAGATAGGATCAGAGAAGGCCCTGGAAATCCTTGTTTCCGCACTTGGGGCTAATGATGATTTCGTCCGTATAGGGGCTATAGGTGCGCTTGGCAGGACAAATTCCAGAGAAGCGGCAGAAGCTCTTATAAAAGCGTTTAAGGAAGAAGACAGGCTTGTCCGGATGGGAGCTGCCGAGGCTCTTGGCCAGATGAAATCGGAAAAAGCTGTTGAATTGTTTATAAATGCCCTGGAAGATGACGATGAATTTGTACGCTGGATCGCCACAAAAGCACTTGGAGAAATAAGATCGGATAAAATATCAGGCACATTTGTCAATATGCTTGGGGATAAGAGCCGCTTTGTCCGTCGGGAAGCCGCGAAGGGACTTGGCATGGTAGGGTCGGAAAGAGCCCTCGATCCCCTTGTGTCTGCGCTCTGGGACGAGGATGAGTTTGTAAGGAAGACAGCCGCAGAATCCTTAGGGGAAATAGGATCTGAAATGGCTGCTAAAACTCTGATAAATAAACTCCATGATGAGAGCCATTTAGTCCGACTGGAAGCTGCAAGAGCCCTGGGCGCAATGAAGGTCCGCAAAGCTATTGTTCCACTTCTTTTTGCACTGGGAGATGAAAACCGTTTTGTCAGGAAGGAAGCGGCAAACGCACTCGGGCAGTTTGAATCACAGGAAGTCTTTGAACCGCTCATTCGGATTTTTAAGTCAGGGAATAATCTTACAAGGCAGGGGGCAGTAAGAGCTCTGGGCAAGATAAATCCTGATGGCATCCCTGACTGGATATCGGATAGAATCTTTGATTTCATTGATTATGCGATCAAAGACGAAGATAAGCTTGTGCGGAGGGAAGCCGCAAAAGCCCTGCGAAATCTGTCGGAAAGCAGGCTCAAAAGAGCTTTTGAGTCCCTGATCCGCGCCCTTGATAGTGAAGATGATGAAGTCAGGAGGCTTGCAGCCGAGTCACTGCCATTTTTTGATTGTGAGATGGCGGTTTCCCCGTTAATCAATGCACTCAAATCCAGAGATGCAACTGTACGCAGGTTTGCAGCCGTAACCCTGGGTCGGATAAGGTCAAAAGAAGCCCTGCAGCCCCTTATAGAAGTTCTGGTTTTTGATGACAACGGCTCCGTAAAAGAGGAAGCTGCAAAATCCCTTGGAAAAATAAAATCCAGAAAAGCTGTAGAACCCCTTATTGACGCACTGATGGATAGAAACAATGAAGGAAGATCGGGAGCAGCCGAAGCTCTTGGCAGGATTAAAGCCTCAAATTCGGTGGATCAGCTTATCTCTGCTCTTGCGGATCCGGACGATTTTACCCGGCTTGCTGCCGCAAAAGCTCTCGGCAGGATAAAACCGAAAAGAGCTATCGAACCTCTTATAAACACCCTTTACGACTGGAACCGCTTTGTAAAAGCTGAAGCAGCCGGAGCCCTACGAAGAATTTGTACTAAAGAGGACAAAGTACATTTGCAAGCTTTACTTGACTTAGAAAACGAGTTCATAGCAAACCTTGCTTTTGAGATCCTTGAGGGCATCGAGATGAATGAAATCTTAAAGACCCATTTGTGGGAGTGTCCACAAGATAATTTTTTTCGGCAGGAGCTGACAGTAAAAGCAGGAAAGTATAACAGGAAATGTAGCAGGAAATATAGCAGGAAATGTAGCAGGAAACCAAATAAAAAAGTCATTGAATTTGAAAGATGA
- a CDS encoding acetate--CoA ligase family protein yields MIMEQAGIVPRISGTDRVTAARIIEAARAEDRHMLGIEAFDILKAYGIPVVKTIFAKTVEEAVNAAEEIGYPLVMKVVSPQISHKSDIGGIRLSLHNSAEVKAAYHDMMEDISKKMPDAFLEGVQLQPMLSGGREVILGMVRDPTFGPMLMFGLGGVYVEILKDVRFAIAPVDEREARELITGIKTYPLLTGIRGAKPSDINALVDIILRVSEFVCDFPEIEEFEINPMMVFEEGKGALAVDMRLVLKWRIEPAA; encoded by the coding sequence ATGATTATGGAACAGGCAGGTATTGTCCCCAGGATATCCGGGACAGATAGGGTCACGGCAGCAAGGATTATTGAGGCTGCCCGGGCAGAAGACCGGCATATGCTTGGCATTGAGGCTTTTGACATTCTGAAAGCTTACGGCATTCCTGTAGTAAAGACCATATTTGCAAAAACTGTTGAGGAAGCCGTAAATGCCGCAGAAGAGATAGGCTATCCCCTTGTAATGAAGGTCGTTTCCCCGCAGATCTCCCATAAGTCCGATATTGGAGGAATAAGACTTTCCCTGCATAACTCTGCCGAAGTCAAGGCTGCCTACCATGATATGATGGAAGACATCTCAAAGAAAATGCCGGACGCATTCCTTGAAGGCGTCCAGTTGCAGCCAATGCTCTCAGGCGGCAGAGAGGTTATTCTCGGAATGGTCCGCGATCCTACTTTCGGGCCCATGCTGATGTTCGGGCTCGGAGGAGTATACGTAGAAATCCTCAAAGACGTCAGGTTTGCAATCGCCCCGGTTGACGAAAGAGAAGCTCGAGAGCTTATTACTGGAATTAAAACCTACCCGCTTCTTACCGGAATCAGGGGGGCAAAACCTTCGGATATCAACGCGCTTGTTGATATAATTCTAAGGGTTTCAGAGTTTGTTTGCGACTTTCCGGAAATTGAGGAATTCGAAATCAACCCCATGATGGTTTTTGAAGAAGGAAAAGGTGCTCTTGCTGTGGATATGAGGCTGGTATTGAAATGGCGAATCGAACCTGCGGCTTAA
- a CDS encoding alpha/beta fold hydrolase, whose translation MQQLDQNFKGWLPEEIQSIKAPALVIIGDSDIVRPEHAVEMFRLLDGGVAGDLAGLSRSRLAVIPGITHVALIDRVDWLVPMVEEFLNAPMPDAQSL comes from the coding sequence ATGCAGCAGCTTGATCAGAATTTTAAGGGCTGGTTACCTGAGGAAATTCAGTCGATCAAGGCACCAGCGCTGGTCATAATTGGAGATTCCGATATTGTTCGCCCCGAACATGCAGTTGAGATGTTTCGGCTTCTTGACGGTGGAGTGGCAGGTGATCTTGCAGGTTTATCTCGTTCCCGACTGGCTGTGATTCCAGGTATCACTCATGTCGCACTTATTGATCGTGTTGATTGGCTAGTTCCGATGGTTGAAGAGTTTCTCAATGCGCCCATGCCAGATGCTCAGTCTTTATAA
- a CDS encoding alpha/beta fold hydrolase, whose product MTKSRKITSHENDYALINGLNMYYEIHGTGRPLVLLHGALSATDTSFGNFLPFFAKTRQVIGIEQ is encoded by the coding sequence GTGACAAAGAGCAGGAAGATAACTTCCCACGAGAACGATTATGCATTGATAAACGGTTTAAACATGTATTACGAAATCCACGGCACTGGCAGACCGCTGGTTTTGCTCCACGGTGCTTTATCGGCGACCGATACTTCATTTGGGAATTTTCTCCCGTTCTTTGCAAAGACCAGGCAGGTAATCGGGATCGAACAATAG
- a CDS encoding RidA family protein: MNNSTQEQVQYINPDGLPKNPTFTNAIVVTGGVKTIYIGGQDAVDASGRIVGKGDIRQQTEQVLANLQTALKAAGAELEHIIKWNVYVVQGQPLQPGFEVFQQVWGHRPNPPAITFMFVSGLSNPDFLVEMDAIAVVPQ, translated from the coding sequence ATGAATAATTCAACTCAGGAACAGGTCCAGTACATAAATCCAGATGGCTTGCCTAAAAACCCGACATTTACTAACGCGATTGTTGTAACCGGTGGGGTAAAAACGATTTACATCGGGGGGCAAGATGCGGTTGATGCCTCCGGGAGAATTGTTGGAAAAGGCGATATTAGACAACAGACTGAGCAGGTTTTAGCCAACCTGCAAACAGCACTGAAAGCTGCTGGCGCTGAACTGGAGCACATTATCAAGTGGAACGTGTATGTTGTCCAGGGACAACCCTTACAGCCGGGTTTTGAGGTATTCCAGCAGGTATGGGGTCACAGGCCTAATCCGCCTGCCATCACCTTTATGTTTGTGTCGGGACTGTCAAATCCCGATTTCCTTGTGGAAATGGACGCCATTGCTGTTGTGCCTCAGTAG
- a CDS encoding flavodoxin family protein: MKILGISGSPRKGQNCEKMIEAVIKVAKERGFETDTVFISNLEIGPCKACGACREKDSCIIDDDMEEVYEKMRSSDGIVVAAPVYMGNYPAQLKALFDRSVLLRRKDLALKNKVGAALSVGGSRNGGQEKTIQSIHDWMHIHGMIVIGDNAHFGGVTWNPVEEDNIGMQTVLETAKKLCDVLELIGKK; the protein is encoded by the coding sequence ATGAAGATACTGGGAATTTCAGGCAGCCCACGAAAGGGCCAGAATTGTGAGAAAATGATCGAGGCCGTCATTAAAGTTGCAAAAGAAAGGGGTTTTGAGACCGATACTGTTTTTATCTCCAATTTAGAAATCGGCCCCTGTAAAGCCTGTGGAGCCTGCAGGGAAAAAGATTCCTGTATAATTGATGACGATATGGAAGAGGTTTATGAGAAAATGAGAAGCTCTGACGGCATAGTCGTAGCAGCCCCAGTGTATATGGGAAATTACCCTGCCCAGCTAAAAGCCCTTTTTGACCGCTCTGTTCTCCTCCGCCGTAAAGATCTAGCGCTCAAGAATAAAGTCGGAGCAGCCCTTTCAGTAGGAGGCTCAAGGAATGGAGGGCAGGAAAAGACAATTCAATCAATTCATGACTGGATGCACATTCACGGGATGATAGTCATTGGTGATAATGCCCACTTTGGAGGAGTCACCTGGAACCCTGTAGAAGAGGACAACATTGGAATGCAAACTGTGCTTGAGACCGCAAAAAAATTATGTGATGTCCTTGAACTTATAGGAAAAAAATAA
- a CDS encoding alpha/beta fold hydrolase produces MGSRTHCRHDRPLTCEQMAEDTITLLRQLGIEKADFFGYSMGSTIALQIAIKQPDLVRKLVVASPSYNNDGVYPEVLGREKT; encoded by the coding sequence ATAGGCTCACGGACACACTGCAGACATGATCGCCCATTGACCTGCGAACAGATGGCGGAGGACACTATAACACTTCTCAGGCAACTGGGTATCGAAAAAGCCGATTTCTTCGGCTATAGCATGGGAAGCACCATTGCCCTGCAGATTGCTATTAAGCAGCCAGATCTGGTGCGCAAACTCGTAGTCGCCTCTCCCTCGTATAATAACGACGGTGTCTATCCCGAGGTGCTCGGGAGAGAAAAAACCTGA
- a CDS encoding acetate kinase, giving the protein MKVLVINAGSSSLKYQLIDMTTESPLAIGLCERIGITDSIITQKRFDGKKLEKTTDFPNHKVAMEEVVKSLTDPEFGVIKDMGEINAVGHRVVHGGEKFTSSALIDADVEKSIEECFDLAPLHNPPNMMGIKACQELMPGVPMVAVFDTAFHMTIPKYAYMYALPYEVYEKYGIRKYGFHGTSHMYVSRRAIDMLGKPAEETKIITCHLGNGSSITAVKGGKSVETTMGFTPLEGVCMGTRCGSIDPAVVPFIMEKENLSTREIDTLMNKKSGVLGVSGVSNDFRDLDEAASKGNERADLALEIFAYKIKKVIGEYSAVLDGPDAIVFTAGIGENSASIRKRILSGLENFGVKIDEEKNKIRGQEIDIAAPDSKIRVFVIPTNEELTIARDTKEIVETEAKLRSSIPV; this is encoded by the coding sequence ATGAAAGTACTAGTTATAAATGCGGGCAGTTCGTCTCTCAAATACCAATTAATTGATATGACCACCGAATCACCTCTTGCAATAGGTCTCTGTGAGAGGATAGGTATCACAGACTCAATTATTACCCAGAAGAGATTTGATGGTAAGAAACTGGAAAAGACTACTGACTTCCCCAACCACAAAGTAGCTATGGAAGAGGTTGTCAAAAGCCTTACCGATCCGGAATTCGGGGTCATAAAGGATATGGGTGAGATTAATGCTGTAGGGCACAGGGTTGTGCATGGTGGCGAGAAATTTACTTCTTCGGCTTTAATTGATGCAGATGTAGAGAAGTCTATAGAGGAATGTTTTGATCTGGCTCCTCTCCACAACCCTCCAAACATGATGGGTATTAAAGCCTGTCAGGAACTCATGCCTGGCGTACCAATGGTTGCCGTGTTTGACACTGCATTCCACATGACAATACCAAAATATGCCTACATGTATGCTCTGCCATACGAGGTGTACGAAAAATATGGTATCAGGAAATATGGTTTCCATGGAACTTCCCATATGTACGTTTCCAGAAGGGCTATTGATATGCTTGGAAAACCCGCAGAGGAAACTAAAATTATCACCTGTCACCTCGGGAACGGTTCAAGCATTACAGCTGTCAAGGGTGGAAAATCTGTTGAGACAACGATGGGCTTTACCCCGCTCGAGGGAGTTTGCATGGGTACCAGATGTGGTTCAATTGACCCTGCAGTCGTCCCCTTCATAATGGAGAAAGAAAACCTCTCTACCAGAGAAATCGACACCCTTATGAACAAAAAGTCCGGTGTGCTAGGAGTCTCAGGAGTCAGCAACGACTTTAGAGACCTTGACGAAGCAGCCTCCAAAGGGAATGAGAGAGCAGATCTTGCCCTCGAGATCTTCGCCTACAAGATTAAGAAAGTTATTGGTGAATATTCAGCTGTTCTCGATGGCCCCGATGCAATAGTTTTTACCGCAGGCATTGGAGAAAACAGTGCAAGCATCAGAAAGAGAATCCTTTCCGGTCTTGAGAACTTTGGAGTAAAGATCGACGAGGAAAAGAATAAAATAAGGGGACAGGAAATCGACATCGCCGCTCCAGATTCAAAAATTCGAGTCTTTGTTATCCCGACCAATGAAGAGCTTACCATTGCAAGGGACACAAAGGAAATTGTTGAGACCGAAGCTAAACTGCGCAGCTCTATACCTGTCTGA
- the pta gene encoding phosphate acetyltransferase, translating into MVTFLEKISERAKKLNKTIALPETEDIRVLQAAAKILERGIANVVLIGKEEDIKALGGDLDLSKAKIIDPETYERRDEYVQAFYELRKHKGVTLESAAEIMKDYVYFAVMMAKLGEVDGVVSGAVHSSSDTLRPAVQIVKTAPDSALASAFFIIAVPDCEYGSDGTFLFADSGMVEMPSVEDLANIAVTSAKTFELLVQDTPYVAMLSYSTKGSAHSKLTEATVAATKRAQELAPDIAIDGELQVDAAIVPKVAASKAPGSPVAGKANVFIFPDLNAGNIAYKIAQRLAKAEAYGPITQGLAKPINDLSRGCSDEDIVGAVAITCVQAAAQDK; encoded by the coding sequence TTGGTAACATTTTTAGAAAAAATCAGTGAAAGAGCAAAGAAACTTAACAAAACAATCGCTTTACCTGAAACTGAAGATATAAGAGTCCTCCAGGCAGCTGCCAAGATCCTCGAAAGAGGTATTGCAAATGTTGTCCTTATCGGTAAGGAGGAGGACATCAAAGCACTCGGAGGAGATCTTGACCTCTCAAAAGCAAAGATTATAGATCCCGAAACTTATGAGAGAAGAGATGAGTATGTTCAGGCTTTTTATGAGCTGAGAAAGCACAAAGGTGTCACCCTCGAAAGCGCAGCTGAAATTATGAAGGATTACGTTTACTTCGCTGTTATGATGGCCAAACTCGGCGAAGTTGACGGTGTCGTATCAGGCGCTGTTCACTCTTCTTCTGACACTCTTAGACCTGCTGTCCAGATCGTTAAAACCGCTCCAGATTCAGCTCTTGCATCTGCTTTTTTCATTATTGCCGTACCTGACTGTGAATATGGATCCGATGGAACGTTCCTCTTCGCTGACTCGGGCATGGTAGAAATGCCAAGCGTAGAAGATCTTGCAAACATTGCCGTAACCTCTGCAAAGACCTTCGAACTTCTGGTTCAGGATACCCCGTATGTCGCAATGCTTTCTTACTCCACCAAGGGAAGCGCTCACAGCAAGCTGACTGAGGCGACAGTCGCTGCAACAAAGCGTGCACAGGAACTTGCCCCTGATATAGCAATTGATGGTGAACTTCAGGTAGACGCAGCAATTGTCCCCAAAGTTGCAGCTTCAAAAGCACCGGGAAGCCCTGTTGCAGGTAAGGCAAATGTCTTTATATTCCCTGACCTTAACGCCGGAAACATCGCATATAAGATTGCCCAGAGGCTTGCAAAGGCTGAAGCTTATGGCCCTATAACCCAGGGACTTGCCAAGCCTATTAATGACCTATCCAGAGGCTGCAGTGACGAAGACATTGTTGGTGCCGTTGCAATTACCTGTGTTCAGGCCGCAGCTCAGGATAAATAA